One Vibrio gazogenes genomic region harbors:
- a CDS encoding DEAD/DEAH box helicase, whose product MEIPLQFKDLGLDNRLLKNVNHYDFKQATEIQQKAIPLTIAGKDLLASSQTGSGKTLAFVLPMLHKSLKSKAFSAKDPRGLILAPTRELAKQVYGELRTMLGGLLYDAALIVGGENFNDQVKALRRHPRFIVATPGRLADHLDHRSLFLDGLETLILDEADRMLDLGFAPQLRQIHRAAKHRRRQTLMFSATLDHAEVNGIAMEMLNQPKRIAVGLSNEQHQDIRQRFYLCDHLDHKEAILDRVLESESYRQIIIFTATRADTERLTEKMNQRKLKAVALSGELNQTQRNTIMSQFERGVFKILVTTDVASRGLDISTVTHVINFDMPKHTEEYVHRIGRTGRAGSKGDAISLVGPKDWDSFKRVEAFLAQTIQFTVFDDLKGKFKGIKPKKVIPRQSTKQKAPVRKAKPSDKKKAPQRDKGFYQNVPVGDTVFIPRKKPAAQDDNDNT is encoded by the coding sequence TTGGAGATTCCTTTGCAGTTTAAAGATTTAGGCTTAGATAATCGTTTACTGAAAAACGTGAACCATTACGATTTCAAGCAAGCAACGGAAATACAACAGAAAGCGATTCCTCTGACGATTGCCGGCAAGGATTTATTGGCGTCATCGCAAACCGGTTCTGGTAAGACACTTGCCTTTGTACTCCCTATGTTGCACAAGTCATTAAAGAGCAAAGCATTTTCTGCGAAAGATCCGCGTGGATTGATTCTGGCACCAACACGTGAACTGGCAAAGCAGGTATACGGAGAGTTACGTACGATGCTGGGTGGGTTGTTGTACGATGCTGCGTTGATTGTCGGTGGTGAAAACTTCAATGACCAAGTGAAAGCGCTGCGGCGTCATCCGAGATTTATTGTCGCAACACCGGGGCGTTTGGCCGATCACTTGGATCACCGTTCACTGTTTCTCGATGGCTTGGAAACGTTAATTCTGGATGAAGCCGACAGAATGCTGGATTTAGGGTTCGCCCCTCAATTGCGACAGATTCACCGCGCAGCCAAACACCGTCGTCGTCAGACGCTGATGTTTTCTGCCACGCTCGACCATGCTGAAGTCAACGGTATTGCGATGGAAATGCTCAATCAGCCGAAACGCATCGCCGTTGGTCTCTCGAATGAACAGCACCAAGATATTCGTCAGCGTTTTTATCTGTGTGATCACCTTGATCATAAAGAAGCGATTCTTGATCGTGTGCTTGAGTCTGAATCTTATCGGCAGATTATTATTTTCACCGCAACCCGTGCGGATACTGAGCGATTGACGGAAAAAATGAATCAGCGAAAATTAAAGGCGGTGGCCTTAAGTGGTGAGCTGAATCAGACGCAACGTAACACCATTATGAGTCAGTTTGAACGGGGTGTGTTCAAGATTCTGGTGACAACCGATGTTGCTTCCCGGGGTTTGGATATTAGTACCGTGACTCATGTCATCAACTTTGATATGCCAAAGCATACCGAGGAATATGTACACCGAATTGGTCGTACCGGTCGGGCAGGTAGTAAAGGCGATGCTATCTCGCTGGTGGGTCCGAAAGACTGGGATAGTTTCAAACGCGTTGAAGCGTTTTTGGCACAGACCATTCAATTTACAGTCTTTGATGATTTAAAAGGCAAATTTAAAGGGATTAAACCGAAGAAAGTTATCCCGCGTCAATCGACGAAACAGAAAGCCCCGGTTCGTAAAGCGAAGCCATCAGATAAGAAAAAGGCACCGCAACGGGATAAAGGCTTTTATCAGAATGTGCCAGTGGGTGATACGGTCTTTATTCCGCGTAAGAAACCAGCCGCGCAAGATGATAATGATAATACCTGA
- the pstA gene encoding phosphate ABC transporter permease PstA has protein sequence MNRVKLKQSRVVKDNILRAFIWLSAAFTVGFLFWIIWYILSNGLQHVDWNFITDNYTRTGDEHGIFPMIVATLYMVIASIAVAAPMGIMTAIYLTEYAKVGSRLVKVIRFCTESLAGIPSIIFGLFGMTFFVAILGFGFSILSGALTLSILILPVIIRTTEEALMAVPQTYREGSYGLGASKIYTIWRLILPSAIPGILASVILSIGRVIGESAPVFLTAGMVARIPDSLFDSGRTLTVHLYKLTTELFSVEEWNQAYGTATVLIVVVLLINMVTKLIAKRFNTATY, from the coding sequence ATGAATCGCGTAAAACTAAAGCAGTCCCGAGTTGTGAAAGATAACATCCTCAGAGCGTTTATCTGGTTATCTGCCGCGTTTACGGTCGGGTTCTTATTCTGGATTATCTGGTATATTCTTTCCAATGGTCTTCAGCATGTCGATTGGAATTTCATCACCGACAATTATACCCGTACCGGTGACGAGCATGGGATCTTCCCGATGATTGTTGCCACCCTGTATATGGTCATCGCGTCGATTGCCGTCGCGGCACCGATGGGGATCATGACCGCAATTTATTTGACGGAATATGCCAAAGTTGGCAGCCGACTGGTGAAAGTAATTCGATTCTGTACGGAGTCGCTTGCCGGGATCCCGTCAATTATTTTCGGTCTGTTCGGTATGACGTTCTTTGTCGCCATTCTCGGATTCGGATTTTCAATCCTGTCGGGCGCGCTTACCCTGAGTATTTTGATCTTGCCGGTGATTATTCGTACCACCGAAGAAGCTCTCATGGCGGTTCCGCAAACTTATCGCGAAGGGTCATATGGGTTAGGCGCATCGAAAATCTATACGATTTGGCGTTTGATTTTACCCAGTGCTATCCCGGGGATTCTGGCATCTGTCATTCTCAGTATCGGCCGAGTGATTGGTGAGTCTGCACCGGTGTTCCTCACCGCCGGTATGGTTGCACGAATTCCTGATTCGCTGTTTGACTCAGGGCGGACACTGACCGTCCATCTGTATAAGTTGACCACCGAACTATTTTCTGTGGAAGAGTGGAATCAGGCTTACGGCACGGCAACGGTTCTGATTGTGGTGGTATTGCTGATTAACATGGTGACGAAGCTGATTGCTAAGCGATTCAATACGGCAACTTATTAA
- a CDS encoding methyl-accepting chemotaxis protein: protein MRQIISRCSIKVQVMIPVLIALVLLTTGVLFATNHLSRAFNGVSTSTTRIIENKDHLTAIIDNIYAMRIRAIYSIFQPKDAQTLTAALREKQQMNAKMLDQFSQFPAIKNEARALHQAMDDYVRYSIEVMLPLMNEKHSVQKPRADFEQRYHRASENYRATGRKMVKAVQTLSEQMNRAALQDINSRAQEHHSILSYAVIGLLMVLVIIAILAWLLAGVIVNPIHQLQEAMRRIAQGDLTVNITAEGNNELSSLTQDVNTTVMQLKQTTDTLTSISTDVASAATELATVMTQSRANFDQEKADLEQVASAVSQLEVTANDVTSLAQAADTAAHQASERARKSLDIFEQTGRLSTQMAGQIGEAAQVVASLKTQSEQIGTVIEVIENISEQTNLLALNAAIEAARAGESGRGFSVVADEVRLLAARTQESTKEIQEIIETLQQQSGLANDSMSTSLGMLDKNQSMAQEVQISLNQIVESITDLETVNTQVASSSEEQRSVTADISQNINNIYQLVTQNVTGVIQSAEASQELSSLAEQQSQQLSYFKLR, encoded by the coding sequence ATGCGCCAGATCATCAGTCGATGCTCTATCAAGGTCCAAGTCATGATTCCGGTCCTGATAGCTCTGGTCCTATTAACAACAGGTGTCCTATTTGCGACCAACCATCTCAGTCGGGCCTTTAATGGCGTCTCCACATCAACAACACGTATCATTGAGAATAAAGATCATCTGACTGCAATCATCGACAATATCTATGCCATGCGGATCCGTGCTATCTATAGTATTTTTCAACCGAAAGATGCACAAACGTTGACTGCCGCGTTACGTGAAAAACAGCAAATGAATGCGAAAATGCTGGATCAGTTCAGTCAGTTCCCGGCGATCAAAAATGAAGCCCGGGCACTTCATCAGGCGATGGATGACTACGTTCGTTATTCAATCGAGGTGATGCTGCCACTCATGAATGAAAAGCATAGTGTTCAAAAGCCACGTGCTGATTTTGAACAACGTTATCACCGAGCTTCTGAAAACTACCGCGCCACGGGACGCAAGATGGTGAAAGCCGTTCAGACATTATCAGAACAGATGAACCGTGCTGCGCTACAAGACATCAATAGCCGCGCCCAAGAACATCATTCAATCCTCAGTTATGCGGTCATCGGACTACTGATGGTGTTAGTGATCATTGCTATCTTGGCCTGGCTATTGGCGGGAGTCATTGTCAACCCGATTCATCAGTTACAGGAAGCGATGCGGCGAATTGCTCAAGGCGATTTGACCGTCAACATCACAGCGGAGGGAAATAATGAACTCTCTTCGCTGACCCAAGATGTCAACACCACCGTCATGCAGTTGAAGCAAACCACCGACACACTGACATCGATCAGTACTGATGTAGCATCTGCGGCGACAGAACTTGCAACCGTCATGACACAATCCAGAGCCAACTTTGATCAGGAGAAAGCGGATCTTGAACAAGTTGCATCTGCCGTGTCTCAATTAGAAGTGACCGCCAACGACGTGACGAGTCTCGCCCAAGCAGCCGATACTGCCGCACATCAAGCTAGCGAACGCGCAAGAAAAAGTTTGGATATATTCGAGCAAACCGGTCGTCTCAGCACTCAAATGGCAGGACAAATCGGAGAAGCAGCCCAAGTGGTTGCATCACTGAAGACGCAGTCCGAACAAATCGGCACGGTGATCGAAGTGATCGAAAACATTTCCGAGCAAACCAATCTACTGGCACTCAATGCCGCAATTGAAGCCGCTCGTGCCGGAGAAAGCGGACGTGGTTTCTCTGTTGTTGCGGATGAAGTTCGTCTGTTGGCGGCCAGAACGCAAGAGTCCACCAAGGAGATTCAAGAAATCATCGAAACCCTCCAACAGCAGTCAGGGCTCGCGAATGACAGTATGAGCACCAGTCTGGGCATGCTGGATAAGAATCAATCGATGGCTCAAGAAGTCCAGATATCACTCAATCAAATCGTAGAGTCCATCACTGATTTGGAGACCGTCAATACTCAGGTGGCATCTTCTTCTGAAGAACAGCGTTCAGTAACTGCGGATATTAGCCAGAATATTAACAACATCTACCAACTGGTGACGCAAAATGTAACCGGTGTGATTCAGTCAGCAGAAGCCAGTCAGGAACTCTCCTCGCTTGCCGAGCAGCAATCACAACAACTCAGTTACTTTAAACTGCGCTAA
- a CDS encoding YjiH family protein, which yields MQDNTKAVDVAQPSEFGRDFWLFLLPSLAGIFLFMAPLRYQGDLTIPVAILAATLRDFLDEYIVTLITLIIVGISGASLLYRCYQPAVIRRQPFLDQLLSPSLLWLVVRIIGGIAALSSLYHWGPAMIWEENTGGMVLEGLLPTLFSVFIFAGLLLPLLLNFGLLELFGTLLSKVMRPIFNLPGRSAIDCMASWLGDGSVGILLTSKQYEEKFYTQREAAVVGTTFSAVSITFSLVVIAQVKLEHLFLPFYGTICLAGLAAAIVLPRIPPLSLKKDRYVDGSEPDRAADAIPDGHHSLSWGMKLAIQRAQQVKSGRAIVAEGLRNAADMVFGVLPVVMGLGTLALIIAEHTSVFAMLGQPFIPFLQWLGVPEAVQASETIMVGFADMFIPAILASGIDNEMTRFIIAAMSVTQLIYMSEVGALLLGSRIPVNIVELFIIFILRTLITLPVITGIAHLIF from the coding sequence ATGCAAGACAATACAAAAGCGGTTGACGTTGCTCAGCCTTCAGAATTCGGAAGAGATTTCTGGCTCTTTCTGCTCCCATCATTAGCAGGTATTTTCCTGTTCATGGCCCCACTACGTTATCAGGGCGATTTAACGATTCCCGTGGCGATTCTTGCCGCGACGCTGCGCGACTTCCTCGACGAATACATTGTGACGCTGATTACGCTGATCATTGTCGGCATCTCAGGAGCCTCGCTGCTTTACCGCTGCTATCAGCCCGCAGTCATCCGTCGGCAACCCTTTTTAGATCAACTCTTGTCCCCTTCACTGCTGTGGCTGGTTGTCCGGATCATCGGGGGGATTGCAGCACTCTCCAGTTTATATCACTGGGGGCCAGCGATGATTTGGGAAGAGAATACCGGCGGTATGGTATTGGAAGGTCTGCTGCCAACACTATTTTCTGTGTTCATTTTTGCCGGGTTACTCCTGCCTTTATTACTCAATTTTGGCTTACTTGAATTATTCGGTACTCTCCTGAGTAAAGTGATGCGACCAATTTTCAACTTACCGGGACGCAGTGCCATCGACTGTATGGCATCTTGGTTGGGAGATGGCAGTGTCGGGATTTTACTGACCAGCAAACAGTACGAAGAGAAATTTTATACCCAACGGGAAGCGGCGGTTGTCGGTACAACCTTCTCCGCGGTATCGATTACCTTTAGTCTGGTGGTGATCGCACAGGTCAAGCTCGAACACCTTTTCTTACCATTCTACGGCACGATATGTCTTGCAGGCCTTGCCGCGGCCATTGTGTTGCCGAGAATTCCGCCCTTGAGCCTGAAAAAAGATCGGTATGTTGATGGCAGTGAGCCTGATCGTGCCGCGGATGCGATTCCGGACGGACATCATTCATTGTCTTGGGGCATGAAATTAGCAATCCAACGGGCACAGCAGGTAAAATCAGGTCGCGCCATCGTAGCAGAAGGGCTCCGCAATGCCGCAGATATGGTGTTTGGCGTATTACCGGTGGTGATGGGATTAGGGACGCTCGCCCTGATTATCGCAGAGCATACCTCAGTGTTTGCGATGTTAGGTCAACCTTTCATTCCATTTTTACAATGGCTCGGTGTCCCTGAAGCAGTACAGGCATCAGAAACCATCATGGTCGGTTTTGCCGATATGTTTATTCCGGCCATTCTGGCTTCAGGCATTGATAATGAGATGACCCGTTTTATTATCGCCGCCATGTCAGTCACACAGCTCATCTATATGTCAGAAGTCGGCGCTTTGCTACTGGGTAGTCGTATTCCGGTCAATATTGTCGAGCTGTTTATCATCTTCATTTTGCGTACCCTGATCACGCTACCGGTCATCACCGGTATTGCTCATCTGATATTTTAG
- the pstB gene encoding phosphate ABC transporter ATP-binding protein PstB gives MNKFAIENLDLYYGDNQALKAINLPIPQRQVTALIGPSGCGKSTLLRCLNRMNDLIEGVKITGKLTMDGEDIYGNIDVSDLRIKVGMVFQKPNPFPMSIYENVAYGLRAQGIRDKKHIDEVVERSLRSAALWDEVKDRLKSHAFGLSGGQQQRLCIARTIAMEPDVILMDEPTSALDPIATHKIEELMEELKKNYTIVIVTHSMQQARRISDRTAFFLMGELVEHNDTQVIFSEPQDDRTRGYVNGDFG, from the coding sequence ATGAATAAATTTGCAATTGAAAATTTAGATTTATATTACGGGGACAATCAAGCTTTAAAAGCGATTAACCTCCCGATCCCACAGCGTCAGGTCACGGCACTGATTGGTCCGTCCGGGTGTGGTAAGTCAACACTCCTACGTTGCCTGAACCGCATGAATGACCTGATCGAAGGGGTGAAAATTACCGGTAAGCTGACGATGGATGGCGAAGATATCTACGGTAATATTGATGTCTCTGACTTGCGTATTAAAGTCGGCATGGTATTTCAAAAACCGAATCCTTTCCCGATGAGCATTTATGAAAACGTGGCTTACGGACTTCGTGCGCAAGGGATTCGCGATAAAAAACATATTGATGAAGTGGTCGAACGTTCACTACGGAGCGCGGCTTTGTGGGATGAAGTGAAAGATCGTCTCAAATCTCACGCGTTTGGTCTGTCAGGCGGGCAACAGCAGCGATTGTGTATTGCACGGACTATCGCGATGGAACCGGATGTGATTCTGATGGATGAACCGACTTCCGCATTGGATCCGATCGCAACGCATAAAATCGAAGAATTGATGGAAGAGCTGAAGAAAAACTATACCATCGTCATTGTGACCCACTCCATGCAACAGGCTCGTCGTATCTCTGACCGGACGGCATTTTTCCTGATGGGAGAACTGGTTGAGCATAACGATACTCAGGTGATTTTCAGCGAACCGCAAGATGACCGGACCCGTGGTTACGTTAATGGTGATTTTGGTTAA
- the pstC gene encoding phosphate ABC transporter permease subunit PstC: MTIATTNSDKFMNDSSAQSSVSSPRKLRVGKRIDWKERIFHGLFLTSATIGIVSLFIIAYFIVKESIPAFEEAGVLGIVLGEDWLPPALYGVATMIVASVVSTFGAVIIGVPIGILTAIFIAEIAPKRLANIIRPAVELLAGIPSVVYGFFGLIIIVPLIQQIFDVPAGNTILAGMIVLGVMILPTVITVSETSIRAVPAAYREGSLALGASNIFTIFKLLVPAARSGIMTAVILGIGRALGETMAIIMVMGNAPAMPQGILDSARTLTANIAIEMSYASGIHANALYATGVVLLVFIMMLNAVLLYLNREKAK, from the coding sequence ATGACCATCGCAACAACAAATAGTGACAAGTTTATGAACGATAGCTCCGCTCAAAGCTCTGTTTCTTCACCCCGTAAACTACGGGTTGGAAAGCGCATTGATTGGAAAGAGAGAATCTTCCACGGCCTATTTCTGACCAGTGCGACCATCGGTATCGTTTCACTTTTTATCATTGCTTATTTTATCGTTAAGGAAAGTATTCCTGCATTTGAAGAAGCCGGTGTTCTGGGGATTGTCCTCGGAGAAGACTGGTTACCCCCCGCTTTGTATGGCGTCGCGACGATGATCGTGGCATCGGTCGTTTCGACCTTCGGTGCGGTCATAATTGGGGTACCGATCGGGATATTAACCGCGATCTTTATTGCTGAAATTGCACCGAAACGTCTGGCGAATATTATTCGCCCCGCTGTTGAACTGTTGGCGGGGATTCCTTCAGTCGTTTATGGCTTCTTCGGATTAATCATTATTGTCCCTCTGATTCAACAGATATTTGATGTCCCTGCCGGTAACACGATTCTGGCGGGTATGATTGTTCTGGGCGTGATGATTCTGCCAACGGTTATCACGGTTTCTGAAACATCAATTCGTGCCGTGCCTGCCGCCTATCGAGAAGGCTCTCTGGCGCTCGGCGCATCCAATATCTTCACGATTTTTAAACTGCTTGTTCCGGCTGCCCGCTCAGGGATTATGACCGCGGTTATTTTGGGGATTGGGCGTGCTTTGGGTGAAACCATGGCCATTATTATGGTGATGGGGAATGCCCCTGCAATGCCTCAGGGAATCTTGGATTCAGCCCGGACATTGACCGCGAATATCGCCATTGAGATGTCCTATGCCAGTGGTATCCACGCCAATGCATTGTATGCGACAGGTGTGGTGTTGCTGGTCTTTATCATGATGCTCAATGCAGTCTTGTTATACCTGAACAGAGAAAAGGCGAAATAA
- a CDS encoding phosphate ABC transporter substrate-binding protein: MKKTVIGAVALISALSVNVASAKETISAVGSSSVTPLMEVFGETYMKSHSNVFIEVQGPGSSAGIKAAKNGSADIGMSSRNLKASEKEPTLIEEVIARDGIAVVVNPKNHLKGLTSEQVSAIYRGEITNWKDVGGNNKPIVAITRDTASGTRGAFEEIMELKKKIGGKKVSAISQRAQVANGNGGLKTMVASNPYAIGYISLGSVDSTVHPLAIDGVAANVTNVKNGSYKVARPFLVLYREGKPSAATKKFLNWMLTKDAQKIVDQRGYISIH; the protein is encoded by the coding sequence ATGAAAAAAACAGTTATCGGTGCAGTTGCTCTTATCAGTGCATTATCAGTGAACGTTGCTTCAGCGAAGGAAACGATCTCAGCAGTGGGCTCTAGTAGTGTGACACCATTGATGGAAGTATTTGGTGAGACTTATATGAAAAGTCACTCAAATGTTTTTATTGAGGTTCAAGGCCCAGGTTCTTCTGCAGGTATCAAAGCTGCAAAAAATGGTAGTGCAGATATCGGTATGTCTTCTCGTAATCTGAAAGCTTCTGAAAAAGAACCAACATTGATTGAAGAAGTAATTGCTCGTGACGGTATCGCAGTTGTAGTAAACCCAAAAAACCATCTGAAAGGTCTGACTTCTGAGCAGGTTTCTGCAATTTACCGTGGTGAAATCACCAACTGGAAAGATGTTGGCGGTAACAATAAGCCAATCGTAGCAATCACACGTGATACAGCATCTGGTACGCGTGGTGCATTCGAAGAAATCATGGAATTGAAGAAAAAGATTGGCGGTAAGAAAGTTTCTGCTATCTCTCAACGTGCGCAAGTTGCAAATGGTAACGGTGGTCTGAAAACCATGGTTGCATCAAACCCATATGCGATTGGTTACATTTCTTTAGGTTCGGTTGACTCAACAGTTCATCCACTGGCTATTGATGGTGTGGCTGCGAATGTTACGAACGTGAAAAACGGTTCTTACAAAGTAGCGCGTCCGTTCCTTGTGCTTTATCGCGAAGGCAAACCTTCTGCTGCAACCAAGAAATTCCTGAACTGGATGCTGACGAAAGATGCTCAGAAAATCGTAGACCAGAGAGGCTACATTTCTATCCACTAA